One Streptomonospora salina genomic window, CGGATAGCGGGCGATGACGTCCTTGGCGTCGACGTCCAGCCGCGCGCGGACGTCCTCGCTGAAGGTGCTGCTCACCTGTCCACCCCTCCCATCACGGGGTCGATACTGGCCACCGCGGCGATCACGTCGGCCACGGAACCGCCTTCGCACATGGCCGCGACCGACTGCAGGTGCGTGAACGAAGGGTCGCGGAAGTGCACGCGGTAGGGGCGGGTGCCGCCGTCGCTGACGGCGTGGCAGCCCAGTTCGCCCTTGGCGCCCTCCACCGCGGCGTAGGCCTGGCCGGCCGGCACCCGGAATCCCTCGGTCACCAGCTTGAAGTGGTGGATGAGCGCCTCCATGGAGCCGCCCATGATGTGGGCGATGTGCTCGGACGAGTTGCCCAGGCCGTCGCCGCCCAGCTCCAGGCGGGCGGGCCAGCCGATCTTGGCGTCGTCGACCATGATCGGGCCGGGGCGCAGCCGGTCCAGGCACTGTTCGACGATGCGCAGGCTCTGCTCCAGTTCGGCCATGCGCACCCGGTAGCGGGCGTAGACGTCGCCGCCGTCGGAGACGGGAATGTCGAATTCGTAGTTCTCGTAGCCGCAGTAGGGCTTGGCCTTGCGCAGATCCCAGGCCAGACCCGAGGCCCGCAGCATGGGACCGGTGGAACCCAGCGCCATGCACCCGGCCAGATCCATGTGCGCAACGTCGCGGGTGCGCGCCAGGTACATGGGGCTGGCGTCCAGGAGCTTGCGCATGGTGGTGATGCGTTTGGGCATCTCCGTGAGCAGCTCGCGGATCCGGTCCACCGCGCCGTCGGGCAGGTCCTGGGAGACGCCGCCGGGGCGGATGTAGGCGTGGTTCATCCGCAGGCCGGTGATGAGCTCGAAGATGTCGAGCACCATCTCGCGCTCACGGAAGCCGTTGGTCATGACGGTGGTGGCGCCCAGCTCCATGCCGAACGTCGCCATCGCCACGAAGTGCGAGGACATCCGGTTGAGCTCCATCATGAGCACCCGGATGACGTTGGCGCGCTCGGGGATGCGGTCGGTGATGTCCAGCAGCCGCTCGACCGCCAGGCAGTAGGCCGTCTCGTTGAAGATCGGCGTGAGGTAGTCCATGCGGGTCACGAACGTGGTGCCCTGCGTCCACGTCCGGAACTCCATGTTCTTCTCGATGCCGGTGTGCAGGTAGCCGATGCCGACCCGCGCCTCGGTGCACGTCTCGCCGTCGAGGGTGAGGATGAGCCGCAGCACTCCGTGGGTGGAGGGGTGCTGGGGGCCCATGTTGATCACGAGGCGTTCGGCACCGCTGCTCTGCGCCTTGGCGACGACTTCTTCCCAGTCGCCGCCAGAGGCGTCGATGTAGTCCTCGGTGACGTTCGTCGTCATTGGTATGACCTCCGCTCGTCCGGCGGCGGGATAGTGGCACCGCGGTATTCGACCGGGATCCCGCCGAGCGGGTAGTCCTTGCGCTGCGGGTGGCCGTGCCAGTCGTCGGGCATTTCGATGCGGGTCAGCGACGGGTGCCCGTCGAAGACGATCCCGAAGAAGTCCCAGGCCTCGCGTTCGTGCCAGTCGTTGGTGGGATAGACCCCGACGATCGAAGGGACGTGCGGGTCGCTGTCGGGGCAGGCCGTCTCGATCCGGATCTCGTAGTTGTGCGTGAGCGAGCGCAAGTGGTTGACGGCGTGCAACTCGTGACCGGTGTCGTCGGGGTAGTGCACGCCGCTGACCCCGGTGCACAGCTCGAAGCGCAGGTCGGGGTCGTCGCGCAGCAGGCGGGCGACCTCGCGCAGGTGCTCGCGGTGCACGTGGAACGTGATCTCGCCGCGGTCGACCAGCACCCGCTCGATCGCCTGCACGCCGGGGGCGCCTTCGCTCCGGAGCGCGCGCTCCAGGGCGTCGGCGATCGCGTCGAACGAGGCGGTGCGGGGGTCGTCGGGGTCGGTGAAGGGCCGCTCCGACGCTTGCGGCGGTGTCGTACGCACCAGCAGCCGACCGTAGCCGGACGTGTCTCCGGTGGTCTTGGCGCCGAACATGCCGGTCCGGGCGACCGGGGCGGCAAGCCGCTCTTCGCCGGCGCGGGCCGGGAGGTTCTCCTCCTGCCCGGGCTGCTCGCCGCCGTGGTCGGGGCCGTTCCCGTTGGCGTTGGCACTCACCGGCTCGACACCTCGCTCACGTCCACGAGCGGGAGCTCGCGGCGCAGCCGGCGCTCCTCCTCTTCCTCGATCTCGCGCTTGCGGTGCGCGCCGAGCTTCTCGTTCTGCACCTTGTCGTGCAGCTTGAGCACCGCGTCGAAGAACATCTCCGGACGCGGCGGGCAGCCGGGCAGGTACATGTCCACCGGGACGATGTGGTCGACGCCCTGCACGATCGCGTAGTTGTTGAACATGCCGCCGCTGGAGGCGCAGACGCCCATGGCGATGACCCACTTGGGCTCGGGCATCTGGTCGTAGATCTGGCGCAGGACGGGGGCCATCTTCTGGCTGACCCGGCCGGCCACGACCATCAGGTCGGCCTGGCGCGGCGTGGCCCCGAACTTCTCCATCCCGTACCTGGCGACGTCGTAGTGCGGTCCGCCCGCCGACATCATCTCGATGGCGCAGCAGGCCAGTCCGAACGTGGCCGGCCACATCGAGCTCTTGCGCATCAGACCGGCGGCCTGCTCGACCGTCGTCAGCATGATGCCGCTCGGCAGCTTCTCCTCAATCCCCATCCGGCGAACCCCCTTTCCCGTGCGTGGTCTGGTGCCTGGTCCGTCGTCGATCGCTCGCCCGGTGTCCGCACGGGCCCATCCCGGCGCTCACTCCCACTCCAGTCCGCCGCGGCGCCATTCGTAGGCGTAGGCGATGGACACGTTCACCAGGAACAGCACCATCGCGATCAGCCCGAAGACGCCGAGTTCGTCGAAGTGCACCGCCCACGGGTAGAGAAAGATGATCTCGATGTCGAAGACGATGAACAGCATCGCGGTGAGGTAGTACTTGATCGTGAACCGCCCGCCGCCGGCCGGCTGGGGAGTGGGCTCGATGCCGCACTCGTAGGACTGCAACTTGGCGCGGTTGTAGCGCTTGGGCCCGGCGATGGACCCCACGACCATCGAGACCGCGACGAACGCGGCGCCGATGCCGGCGAGAACGAAGACGGGTGCGTACAGCTCCATGGCTAGGCGTTCCCCTCAGTGCCGGTCGGGCGTGTGCGCGCCGGCGCCCGGCGGGCGGGCGCGGCCGCTGCACGCGCGCTTGTGAATGTGTTCACGTGCCAGTGCGGGCGGTGGTGCGGTCGAACGGTGTTCATGTTTCTGCCCTTTCGCCCTCAGGCCTTCGGCGCCATCTTGGACAGGCCGTTGATCACCCGGTCCATGGCGTCGCCGCGGCTGGGCTCGGTGAGGTTCGCGAGCATCTTCAGCGCGAACTGCATCAGGGTGCGCTGCGGCAATCCGTACTTGGTCGCGTACTTCATCAGGTCCGGATTGCCGATCATCTGCACGAAGGCGCGGCCCAGCGTGTAGTAGCCGCCGTAGGCCTCGGAGAGGATGCGCGGATAGCTCAGCAGGGTGCGCTCCCGGGACTGCGGGGTGGGGCGGGCGTGGGCCTGGGCGATGACGTCGGCGGCGATGTGGCCGGCCTCCATCGCGTAGGCGATGCCCTCACCGTTGAACGGGTTGATCATGCCGCCGGCGTCGCCGACGAGCAGCAGCCCGCGCGTGTAGTGGGGGACGCGGTTGAACCCCATGGGCAGCGCGGAGCCGCGGATCTTGCCCTGCTGGTTCTCCTCGGTGAAACCCCATTCGGTGGGCATGCTCTCGGTCCAGCGGCGCAGCAGCGCGCGGTAGTCGACCCCTTGGAAGGAGGAGGTCGAGTTGAGGATGCCCAGCCCGACGTTGCTGGTGCCGTCGCCGACGCCGAACACCCAGCCGTAGCCCGGCAGCAGGACGTCGCGGCCCTGGCTCTTGTCCCACAGCTCCAGCCACGACTCCAGGTAGTCGTCGTCGTGGCGCGGGCTGGTGAAGTAGGTGCGTACGGCCACGCCCATGGGGCGGTCGTCGCGTTTGCGGATGCCCATGCCCACCGACAGCCGCGAGGAGTTGCCGTCCGCGGCGACCACCAGGGGTGCGCGGTAGGTGACGGGCTCGCGGTCGGAGTCGGTGGCGGTGACACCGACGACGCGGTTGCTGCGGGGGTCGATGACGGGCCCGGTGACGTTGGTCCGCTCCAGCATCCGGGCTCCGGCGGAGACGGCGCGCTGAGCCAGGATCCAATCGAAGTCCTCGCGCGTGCGCACGAGGCCGAACCCGGGGTATTCCGCCAGGTCGGGCCAGGGAAGTTCGATCCGCACGCCGCCGCCGACGATGCGCAGCCCGTGGTTTCGGATCCAGCCCTTGTCGTCCAGGGAGACCCCCATTGCCGTGAGCTGTTTCACAGCGCGGGGCGTCAGGCCGTCCCCGCAGACCTTTTCGCGGGGGAATGCGGTCTTCTCCAGCAGCAGGACGTCGAGTCCGGCCTGCGCCAGGTAGTAGGCGGCCGTGGATCCCGACGGGCCTGCGCCGACGACGATGACGTCGGCCTCGGCCTCCGGGCGGCTCCGACCGGACTGGGGGGCGGGTGCTGTCTCGCTCACGCGTTGGTCCTTGGCATGCATGGCGCTGTAGCGCCTCGGGGGTGCGCCGTACGGCACTTGCAGCTGACTTGTGGCTGGTCAGGAGTGTTAATTACGACTCCCAGGCTTGTGAAGGTCTTCACAAACCCGTGGGATCCAAAGTCTAGACCTTTACCGCTGCCGGGGCGACCCCCAGGACCCATTCATCTTGTTTTGCCGCTTTCGGCGACAAACCAGACACCGACCCGCCATTCAAGTAAAGCAAGGCAAACCTAATTGCTACCGGAATTCGGCGTGTTCATTCCCCGCCGTGCGGTGAGCAGGCGCCGGGGGCCGCTCGCGACCGAACGTGTATGCGCGCCGAGAGTGGCCCCAGGAACGCCCTCGGCGAAGTGGTCGGTGCCGGTGTGAAGAACCTCGACGATCGGAACTCCATCCGGGACCGCCAACCCCTCGGCCTCGCTGCGGCTGGGCATGCGCCCGCCGATCCTGACGCGGCCAACCGGCCGAGCTGTCCCGCATCGCCTCCACGCCGACCACCGCTCAGCCCGCGCGATCAACCGCCCGTTCGGCGACGGCCGGGCCTCGGCCCGCGTCGCCGACCTCGCCGAGTTGATCGCCGCCACCGCGGCCCGGCCAGGCACAAGCGCGCCCGCGCACCTCAGCTCCTGCGGTACCCCCGGTGCAGCGCGACCACGCCGAAGCTGAGGTTGCGCCAGGCCACCGACTCCCAGCCGGCGGCGATCAGTCGCCGGGCCAGCGCCCGCTGGTCGGGCCAGTCCATGATCGACTCGGAGAGGTACTCGTAAGGTTCGGTCTTGTCGGTGACCAGCCGCGCGACCCGGGGCAGCGCGCCCATCAGATAGGTGCCGTAGAGGCGGTCCAGCGCGCCGACGGGGATATGGCTGAACTCGCAGATCACCAGGCGGCCGCCCACCTTGGTCACCCGGTGCAGCTCCTGCAGGGCCTGGTCGGAGTCGTTGGTGTTGCGCAGTCCGAACGACACGGTCACGGCGTCGAAGGTCTGGTCGGCGAACGGCAGGGCCAGCGCGTCGCCGGCCGCGAAGGTGACCCCCGCGCGTGAAGCGCCGCCGCGGCGGCGGGCGCCCACCTGCAGCATCCCCTGGGAGAAGTCGCAGGCGATGACGCGCGCGCCCTTTCCGGTGAACGACTCCGAGGACGTTCCGGTGCCCGCGGCCAGGTCGAGGACGAGCTCGCCGCTGTAGGCGTCGACGGCCTGCACGGTGGCGCGCCGCCAGAGGCGGTCCTGGCCCAGGGAGATGACGTCGTTGACGAGGTCGTAGCGGTCGGCGATGCCGTCGAACATGCTCGCGACGTCGGCGGGCCGCTTGTCGAGCTCAGCGCGGGTCATGGAACCACTCTAGGGCGCAGGGCGGAGTGCGCGGGCACGCGTCGCGGCACGCGGCCGCCGCGAACCGCCGATGAATCACACTGAGTGACGATAGGATGACTTTTCGTGTCGATCGGTCGATGCGCCGGTCCCCGCGGCGCGTCCGCAGGCATACGCGGACCGCCGCAACTCCCGCGTCCGCAGCCGCACCTGGAGGCAGTTCCGTGTCCACCGACCGCCGTAGCGGCGGGGCCGTGCCGCGCCGCCCGCTCCCCTTCGCCCGCCGCCGACGGCCCCGCACCGCGTTGAGCGCCGCGCTGGCGGCGGCCGCGCTCGCCGCACCGGCGGTTCTGGCCCAGCCCGCGGCCTGGGCGGCGGACGTGCGCCACGCCCAGGTCGTCGACGATCGTCCGGCCGCCTCGACGCCGCACGTGCTCGACGGCCGGGTGAAGGCCGTCGTGCCGGTGGGCGACGTGGTCGTGGTGGCCGGCCGGTTCGACCGGGTCGCCCCACCCGGCCGCGACGCGACCGTCGAACGGCACAACGTCTTCGCCTTCGACCGCGGCACCGGCCGGATCAGCGACGGCTTCGCACCCGAGGTCGACGGCACCGTCACCAGCGCGGTCCCGGGCCCGCGCGGCGGCACCGTGCACATCGCGGGCCACTTCGACCGGGTCGGGGGCGCGGACCTGCCCGGCGTCGCGCTGCTGTCCGTTCGCGACGGCGACCCGGTCGCCTCGTTCGACGCCGGGGTGGAAGGGGGCTCGGTCTACCGGGCCGACGCCTACGGCAACCACCTCTACCTCGGCGGCAGCTTCGACAGCGTCGGCGGGGTCCGGCGCGGCGGGCTGGCCCGTGTCGACGCCCGGACCGGCGCGCCCGACCCCGGCTTCGACGTCTCCCCCGCCGAGGCCCGGCGCGGCGGCCTGCGGGTGCAGGAGCTGGCCGTCTCCCCCCGCGGCGACCGCCTGGTGGTCGCGGGAACCTTCACCCGGATCGAGGACCGGCGCCGCTACCAGATCGCGGTGATCGACACCGCCGCACGGCCCGCCGCGCCGGCCGACTGGTCGACCGAGTCCTACGCGGCCCCGTGCGACTACGGCGCCATCCACACCTACATGCGCGGGATCGACTTCGCTCCGGACGGCTCCTACTTCACGGTGGTCACCGCGGGCGGGCCCAAGGCCGAGCCCGGGCTGTGCAAAACCGCGGCCCGGTGGGAGACCTATGCCGGCGCGGACGCCGAACCGACCTGGGTCAACCACACCGGCGGCGACTCGCTGTACGCGGTCGAGGCCACGGGCCCAGCGGTCTACGTCGGCGGCCACCAGCGCTGGATGGACAACCCCGAGGGCGATCACGACGCCGGCCCGGGCGCCGTGGAGCGCAGCGGGATCGCCGCGCTCGACCCGCGCACCGGGCGTGCGCTGGCCTGGAATCCGGGCCGTACGCGGGGCCACGGAGCGGAGGCGCTGACCTCCGCTCCCGAAGGGCTCTACGTCGGCAGCGACACCACCCGGCTGGCGGGAACCTACCGGGGGCGGCTGGGGCTGTTCCCGGTGCCGTCCGGCCGGCTCTGACGGGGAACCGTCCCGGGAGGGTCAGCGTGCCTCTTCGGGGGTGCCGGAGCGGGGCCCGTCCCCGCTCCCGCCCTCGCCCGAGGGCGACTCGGCCTGCGGCTCAGGCGGCCCGTCCGGTGCGTCCGGTGCGGCTCGGCCGTCCTGCCCTGCCTGTCCGGCCGCATCCTGCGGGGCGGCGCCGGCGTCGGGGGCGGCGAACGGCCGGGCGTCGTCCTCCTTGGCCGCACCGGCCTCCAGGCGCGCCCGCACTCCCCTCATCCGGGCCATGCCGCCGGCGACCG contains:
- a CDS encoding DUF4229 domain-containing protein — translated: MRSVLAYTAARLLLFAVAFAVLYLLGARGLLAAAIAVMVSGLLSYVLLSARRDAMSASVAGGMARMRGVRARLEAGAAKEDDARPFAAPDAGAAPQDAAGQAGQDGRAAPDAPDGPPEPQAESPSGEGGSGDGPRSGTPEEAR
- a CDS encoding NuoB/complex I 20 kDa subunit family protein — protein: MGIEEKLPSGIMLTTVEQAAGLMRKSSMWPATFGLACCAIEMMSAGGPHYDVARYGMEKFGATPRQADLMVVAGRVSQKMAPVLRQIYDQMPEPKWVIAMGVCASSGGMFNNYAIVQGVDHIVPVDMYLPGCPPRPEMFFDAVLKLHDKVQNEKLGAHRKREIEEEEERRLRRELPLVDVSEVSSR
- a CDS encoding demethylmenaquinone methyltransferase gives rise to the protein MTRAELDKRPADVASMFDGIADRYDLVNDVISLGQDRLWRRATVQAVDAYSGELVLDLAAGTGTSSESFTGKGARVIACDFSQGMLQVGARRRGGASRAGVTFAAGDALALPFADQTFDAVTVSFGLRNTNDSDQALQELHRVTKVGGRLVICEFSHIPVGALDRLYGTYLMGALPRVARLVTDKTEPYEYLSESIMDWPDQRALARRLIAAGWESVAWRNLSFGVVALHRGYRRS
- a CDS encoding NADH-quinone oxidoreductase subunit C; the encoded protein is MSANANGNGPDHGGEQPGQEENLPARAGEERLAAPVARTGMFGAKTTGDTSGYGRLLVRTTPPQASERPFTDPDDPRTASFDAIADALERALRSEGAPGVQAIERVLVDRGEITFHVHREHLREVARLLRDDPDLRFELCTGVSGVHYPDDTGHELHAVNHLRSLTHNYEIRIETACPDSDPHVPSIVGVYPTNDWHEREAWDFFGIVFDGHPSLTRIEMPDDWHGHPQRKDYPLGGIPVEYRGATIPPPDERRSYQ
- a CDS encoding NADH-quinone oxidoreductase subunit A — its product is MELYAPVFVLAGIGAAFVAVSMVVGSIAGPKRYNRAKLQSYECGIEPTPQPAGGGRFTIKYYLTAMLFIVFDIEIIFLYPWAVHFDELGVFGLIAMVLFLVNVSIAYAYEWRRGGLEWE
- a CDS encoding geranylgeranyl reductase family protein, with the protein product MSETAPAPQSGRSRPEAEADVIVVGAGPSGSTAAYYLAQAGLDVLLLEKTAFPREKVCGDGLTPRAVKQLTAMGVSLDDKGWIRNHGLRIVGGGVRIELPWPDLAEYPGFGLVRTREDFDWILAQRAVSAGARMLERTNVTGPVIDPRSNRVVGVTATDSDREPVTYRAPLVVAADGNSSRLSVGMGIRKRDDRPMGVAVRTYFTSPRHDDDYLESWLELWDKSQGRDVLLPGYGWVFGVGDGTSNVGLGILNSTSSFQGVDYRALLRRWTESMPTEWGFTEENQQGKIRGSALPMGFNRVPHYTRGLLLVGDAGGMINPFNGEGIAYAMEAGHIAADVIAQAHARPTPQSRERTLLSYPRILSEAYGGYYTLGRAFVQMIGNPDLMKYATKYGLPQRTLMQFALKMLANLTEPSRGDAMDRVINGLSKMAPKA
- a CDS encoding NADH-quinone oxidoreductase subunit D → MTTNVTEDYIDASGGDWEEVVAKAQSSGAERLVINMGPQHPSTHGVLRLILTLDGETCTEARVGIGYLHTGIEKNMEFRTWTQGTTFVTRMDYLTPIFNETAYCLAVERLLDITDRIPERANVIRVLMMELNRMSSHFVAMATFGMELGATTVMTNGFREREMVLDIFELITGLRMNHAYIRPGGVSQDLPDGAVDRIRELLTEMPKRITTMRKLLDASPMYLARTRDVAHMDLAGCMALGSTGPMLRASGLAWDLRKAKPYCGYENYEFDIPVSDGGDVYARYRVRMAELEQSLRIVEQCLDRLRPGPIMVDDAKIGWPARLELGGDGLGNSSEHIAHIMGGSMEALIHHFKLVTEGFRVPAGQAYAAVEGAKGELGCHAVSDGGTRPYRVHFRDPSFTHLQSVAAMCEGGSVADVIAAVASIDPVMGGVDR